The following are from one region of the Ruficoccus sp. ZRK36 genome:
- a CDS encoding glucose-6-phosphate isomerase — MSWSRFKEYCLHVPSLDLLLDISRVDFPDTYFAEMQPKIAKAIEDMAALEGGAIANPDENRMVGHYWLRNAAIAPDKAIGDEITATRAKIKDFAAKVLSGEIAGQSGPFKNILCIGIGGSALGPQFVAQALGNPASDPVKVYFFDNTDPDGFDVVLKQLEGKLGETLAVVTTKSGGTPETRNGMVEAEAAWKAAGLDFSKHAVAITGVDSKMDKVAVSEGWIERFPMWDWVGGRTSELAAVGLVPAALSGYDIDGMLDGAAAMDEATRNTDPRKNPAALLALMWYHLTGGKGAKDMVILPYKERLSLFAKYLQQLVMESLGKEKDLDGNVVHQGIAVYGNKGSTDQHAYVQQLRDGVPNFYATFIEVLKSRDGDSILVEGEHTAGDFLQGFLLGTRDALYENGRNSITITVEEVTPFTVGMLIALYERAVGYYGSLVNINAYHQPGVEAGKKAAAGTLDLRQAILDTLRSAKGESFTAEALAQKLSREEQAELIYKILENLAANPAKGVQKSAGQAFYDNQYSCA; from the coding sequence ATGAGCTGGAGCCGCTTCAAAGAATACTGCCTGCACGTCCCCTCCCTCGATCTGCTGCTGGACATCAGTCGCGTCGATTTCCCGGATACCTATTTCGCAGAGATGCAGCCCAAGATCGCCAAGGCGATCGAAGACATGGCGGCCCTCGAAGGCGGCGCCATCGCCAACCCGGACGAAAACCGCATGGTCGGCCACTACTGGCTCCGCAACGCCGCGATCGCCCCGGACAAAGCCATCGGCGACGAAATCACCGCCACCCGCGCCAAGATCAAGGACTTTGCCGCCAAGGTGCTCTCAGGTGAAATTGCCGGACAAAGCGGCCCCTTCAAAAACATCCTCTGCATCGGCATCGGTGGCTCCGCTCTGGGCCCGCAATTTGTCGCCCAGGCCCTCGGTAACCCCGCCTCCGACCCGGTAAAGGTCTATTTCTTTGATAACACCGACCCGGACGGCTTCGACGTCGTCCTCAAGCAGCTCGAAGGCAAGCTCGGTGAGACGCTGGCCGTCGTCACCACCAAGTCCGGCGGTACCCCCGAGACCCGTAACGGCATGGTCGAGGCTGAAGCCGCCTGGAAGGCCGCTGGCCTGGACTTCTCCAAGCACGCGGTGGCCATCACCGGCGTGGACAGCAAGATGGACAAGGTCGCTGTCTCCGAAGGCTGGATCGAACGCTTCCCGATGTGGGACTGGGTCGGCGGCCGCACCAGTGAGCTTGCCGCCGTGGGTCTCGTCCCGGCAGCCCTTTCCGGCTATGACATCGACGGCATGCTGGACGGCGCCGCAGCGATGGACGAAGCCACCCGCAACACTGATCCGCGCAAGAACCCCGCCGCCCTCCTCGCCCTCATGTGGTACCACCTGACCGGTGGCAAGGGCGCCAAGGACATGGTTATCCTGCCCTACAAGGAGCGCCTCTCCCTCTTTGCCAAGTACCTCCAGCAGCTCGTCATGGAGTCTCTGGGTAAGGAAAAGGACCTCGACGGTAACGTCGTCCACCAGGGGATAGCCGTTTACGGTAACAAGGGCTCGACCGATCAGCACGCCTACGTGCAGCAGCTGCGCGACGGTGTCCCGAATTTTTACGCCACCTTTATCGAAGTGCTCAAGTCCCGCGACGGCGACTCCATCCTGGTCGAGGGTGAGCACACCGCCGGAGACTTCCTGCAGGGCTTCCTGCTCGGTACCCGCGACGCCCTTTACGAGAATGGCCGCAACTCCATCACCATCACCGTGGAGGAAGTCACTCCGTTTACCGTCGGCATGCTGATCGCCCTGTACGAGCGCGCAGTCGGCTACTACGGCTCGCTGGTGAACATCAACGCCTACCATCAGCCCGGCGTCGAAGCCGGTAAAAAGGCTGCCGCCGGCACCCTCGATCTTCGCCAGGCCATCCTCGACACCCTCCGTTCCGCCAAGGGCGAAAGCTTCACCGCTGAGGCCCTCGCTCAAAAACTATCGCGCGAAGAGCAGGCGGAACTGATATACAAAATTCTTGAAAACCTGGCCGCCAACCCCGCCAAGGGCGTTCAAAAAAGTGCTGGCCAAGCTTTCTACGACAATCAATATTCCTGCGCTTAG
- the rho gene encoding transcription termination factor Rho has translation MSENHSPEQQITVEGIFEPSNNKTGQLLDPTKNGRQRHSDPFIPRELVRRFKLKRGQWICANALHDNRFPNPKVRYIESIDGLSVEDRRKCYEFSQLTTIAPNQHLKLESKDERLTTRVIDLFCPIGKGQRGLIVAPPRTGKTTLLKDIAEGVIENHPECAVMILLVDERPEEVTDFRRELPTAEIFASSNDEELDSHIRIADIAIDRAKRQMEVGKDVVLLLDSITRLSRAHNARKASGRTMTGGLDVRALEKPRQLFSSARNTEEAGSLTIIASALIQTGSKMDDLIFEEFKGTGNMEMVLDRKCAELRLWPAININSSGTRKEELLLDAKTLDKVGFFRRALAPMKIEDGCETLIERMSKTKDNAELLRLLEG, from the coding sequence ATGAGCGAAAACCACTCGCCCGAGCAACAGATCACTGTAGAAGGCATCTTCGAGCCGTCCAACAACAAGACGGGGCAGCTGCTGGACCCCACGAAAAATGGCCGCCAACGCCATTCCGACCCCTTTATCCCGCGTGAGCTGGTCCGCCGTTTCAAGCTCAAACGCGGCCAGTGGATATGCGCTAACGCCCTCCACGACAACCGTTTCCCGAACCCAAAAGTGCGCTACATCGAGTCCATCGACGGGCTCAGCGTCGAGGATCGCCGCAAGTGCTACGAGTTTTCCCAGCTCACGACGATCGCCCCCAATCAGCACCTGAAGCTGGAAAGCAAGGACGAGCGCCTCACCACCCGCGTGATTGACCTGTTCTGCCCCATCGGTAAAGGCCAGCGCGGCCTCATCGTGGCCCCGCCCCGCACCGGTAAGACCACCCTGCTCAAGGACATCGCCGAAGGGGTGATCGAGAACCACCCCGAGTGCGCCGTCATGATCCTGCTGGTGGACGAACGCCCCGAGGAGGTCACCGACTTCCGCCGCGAGCTGCCCACCGCCGAGATTTTCGCCTCCTCCAATGACGAGGAGCTGGACAGCCACATCCGTATCGCCGACATCGCCATCGACCGCGCCAAGCGCCAGATGGAAGTCGGCAAGGATGTCGTCCTGCTGCTGGACTCCATCACCCGCCTTTCCCGCGCCCACAATGCCCGCAAAGCCTCCGGCCGGACCATGACCGGTGGCCTCGATGTGCGCGCACTGGAAAAACCGCGCCAGCTGTTCTCTTCCGCCCGTAACACCGAGGAGGCCGGCAGCCTTACGATTATCGCCTCCGCGCTGATCCAGACGGGCAGCAAGATGGACGATCTGATTTTTGAGGAGTTCAAGGGCACCGGTAACATGGAAATGGTCCTCGACCGCAAGTGCGCCGAGCTGCGCCTGTGGCCCGCCATTAACATCAACTCCTCCGGCACCCGTAAGGAAGAACTCCTGCTCGACGCCAAAACCCTCGACAAGGTCGGCTTCTTCCGCCGCGCACTCGCCCCGATGAAGATCGAGGATGGCTGCGAAACCCTGATCGAGCGCATGAGCAAGACCAAGGACAACGCCGAGCTGTTGCGCCTGCTGGAGGGCTGA
- a CDS encoding prepilin-type N-terminal cleavage/methylation domain-containing protein gives MKHTPMQTPKRRPAFTLIELLVVMGVILVLAGIVVGVQRGVYHQQAQARAKADLHTIANAMETFKLKYGDYPWIRDDEGDLFKVLTGQLVLRRGGANQTGDYGMYAPVGDVEPLLDETLIDTAENAAGETYFVDPWGTEYRYYYKTEARPTNPWASAGFILISLGPGGTTSPEPNIYNGFESGSLPGPSVYYADPEDDEFDDVVYGLDPL, from the coding sequence ATGAAGCATACCCCTATGCAGACGCCCAAGAGGCGGCCCGCTTTCACCCTGATCGAACTGCTTGTCGTTATGGGCGTGATTCTGGTTTTGGCCGGGATCGTCGTCGGCGTCCAGCGTGGTGTCTACCACCAACAGGCCCAGGCCCGCGCAAAGGCGGACCTGCACACCATCGCGAACGCCATGGAGACCTTTAAGCTCAAGTATGGCGACTACCCTTGGATACGCGATGACGAGGGAGATCTTTTCAAGGTCCTGACCGGGCAGCTCGTGCTGCGTCGCGGGGGCGCAAATCAAACCGGTGATTATGGCATGTACGCCCCGGTCGGAGATGTTGAGCCGCTGCTGGATGAGACCTTGATTGATACGGCAGAGAATGCTGCCGGAGAAACGTATTTCGTCGATCCATGGGGGACCGAATACCGCTATTACTATAAGACCGAGGCGAGGCCAACCAATCCCTGGGCATCTGCCGGTTTCATCCTGATCTCCCTGGGGCCGGGCGGCACAACCAGCCCTGAGCCTAATATATATAATGGCTTTGAGAGTGGCTCTTTACCAGGGCCTTCCGTCTACTATGCTGACCCGGAAGATGACGAATTTGACGACGTTGTGTACGGGCTCGACCCGCTTTAA
- a CDS encoding type II secretion system protein, which yields MKHTHPASRRAFTLIELLTVIAVIGILASILIPTVGAARTAANKAKTRTQFAGYINALQQFKSTYGYWPTVFNANGNDDEIGINDSTDDFVAALSGRDEDGNRTVAGGNRRAAPFYSFADDEYDDSGNLVDAFGNELIRIRVDGDGDGQITVPDENDPIKAKVVIWSEANETENLPAVYSWD from the coding sequence ATGAAACACACACACCCCGCTTCCCGCCGCGCCTTTACCCTGATCGAACTGCTGACCGTGATCGCGGTCATCGGTATCCTGGCGTCCATCCTGATCCCAACTGTCGGTGCGGCCCGCACCGCCGCCAACAAGGCCAAGACGCGAACTCAATTCGCTGGCTACATTAATGCCCTTCAGCAGTTCAAAAGCACGTATGGCTACTGGCCGACTGTTTTTAATGCCAATGGCAATGACGATGAGATCGGTATCAATGACAGCACAGACGATTTTGTGGCAGCTCTTTCCGGGCGCGATGAGGATGGTAACCGGACGGTCGCTGGCGGAAACCGCCGGGCGGCGCCTTTCTATTCCTTTGCGGATGACGAGTATGACGACAGCGGCAACCTGGTAGACGCTTTTGGTAATGAGCTGATCCGGATCCGGGTCGACGGAGATGGTGACGGCCAGATTACCGTGCCTGACGAGAACGATCCGATCAAGGCGAAGGTAGTCATCTGGAGTGAGGCAAATGAGACCGAGAATCTTCCGGCTGTTTATTCTTGGGACTAA
- a CDS encoding prepilin-type N-terminal cleavage/methylation domain-containing protein, producing MRKFHASARRRGFTLVELLAVIGIIGIMAAIIGTAFGGGNASVSLGSSQRIAAGVFQSARNLSVLKHTKTKILIHKDPSDPGKYLRYMMVIYEYTDEDAGATHWVAANAGTYLPPGAYYLPADLDALGNIDVDGAMILSDAVTDNNFTDNVCPNEDALTADIGFAAYAYSYDSRGLLEGDDAGDAVVFGAGSLSAPPAGTTGIPTLLFDNPYAVTGFFLRRTGGVSLANSDELAHVLGP from the coding sequence ATGAGGAAATTTCATGCATCAGCACGCCGCCGTGGCTTTACCCTGGTAGAGCTACTGGCTGTTATTGGTATCATTGGCATCATGGCGGCGATCATTGGGACCGCCTTCGGGGGTGGTAACGCCAGTGTCAGCCTGGGGAGCAGCCAGCGTATCGCTGCCGGTGTCTTCCAGTCCGCCCGAAACCTCTCGGTGCTCAAGCATACCAAAACCAAGATTCTGATCCACAAAGACCCTTCAGATCCCGGCAAATACCTGCGCTACATGATGGTGATCTATGAGTACACGGATGAGGATGCGGGGGCAACCCACTGGGTGGCCGCAAATGCCGGCACCTATCTGCCGCCCGGTGCCTATTATCTACCGGCCGATTTGGATGCGTTGGGAAATATCGACGTAGATGGTGCGATGATCTTGAGTGACGCTGTTACTGACAACAATTTCACCGATAACGTTTGCCCGAATGAAGATGCGTTGACTGCGGACATTGGGTTCGCGGCTTACGCCTACAGCTATGATAGCCGTGGTCTTCTGGAAGGGGATGATGCGGGTGATGCTGTTGTTTTCGGTGCAGGTAGCCTCTCTGCCCCGCCCGCCGGCACGACCGGTATACCTACTCTGCTCTTTGATAACCCCTACGCGGTTACAGGCTTTTTCCTGAGGCGAACCGGTGGTGTCAGCCTGGCCAACTCAGATGAGCTTGCACATGTATTGGGGCCTTAA
- a CDS encoding prepilin-type N-terminal cleavage/methylation domain-containing protein, producing MVSPASVSEGRSRLRGSERSSKGFSLIEVVLAIGVLSLAVVAMLGLLAPTMNSVKEVVDNNKTTAMIGAVNAQVNDRIAYEDVEALATTPDLYFYAWERQAANGNVEIVMLDPDDAFANSPNGTWVTQGPDIEAIGADIILGPLFVVRISQLDLDGYTYNQATFDDNAYIPFLVRIYPVDATSYPISEFAVMDDKMPMASFPSAILR from the coding sequence ATGGTAAGTCCGGCGTCAGTTTCTGAAGGCCGCTCCCGTCTGCGCGGTAGCGAGCGCTCCTCAAAGGGCTTTTCCCTGATCGAGGTTGTCTTGGCTATTGGCGTGCTCTCGCTCGCTGTGGTCGCGATGCTCGGGCTGCTGGCCCCCACGATGAACTCTGTCAAGGAGGTCGTGGACAACAACAAGACCACCGCTATGATTGGAGCGGTCAATGCTCAGGTCAACGATCGCATCGCGTACGAAGATGTCGAGGCGCTGGCAACTACTCCTGACCTCTATTTCTATGCCTGGGAGCGGCAGGCTGCAAATGGCAACGTCGAGATTGTCATGCTTGACCCTGATGACGCTTTTGCAAACTCACCCAACGGTACTTGGGTCACACAGGGACCCGACATCGAAGCCATTGGTGCCGACATTATTCTTGGGCCGCTCTTTGTCGTGAGAATCAGTCAACTCGACTTGGATGGATACACCTACAATCAGGCCACCTTCGACGATAATGCCTATATCCCTTTCCTGGTCCGCATTTATCCGGTAGATGCCACTAGCTATCCCATCAGCGAATTTGCTGTCATGGACGATAAGATGCCGATGGCATCCTTCCCCTCAGCTATCCTCAGGTAA
- a CDS encoding prepilin-type N-terminal cleavage/methylation domain-containing protein, with translation MIMHTPYAGSSSANPEVEKYDAVCSRHRGFTLVEIMAATGIMLALIMLVMTLTGRVLNAWSFSSGRLEQNYEARIAMSFLAEDLESAVFRNNGDAWLEVVYSNVGQATYTAQNQTELYFFSQVTDRPSDELGGVSAVAYLTEFQNPFTEEVSTDPGNPPPPVFGLYRCVIDAPTTFNNVIGTVGTDLANNTFGTGLNATDSEYYLSANVVDFQVIFYAVFDSDQTNDGGDVIATAGDVVPITTDYSINSSPQDFYVADGQIHVGGAPQSGHLVYADVKLTVLGAEGGKIVGTGSTDGLAWDDFKDTYGETFTRRIYIMSKTL, from the coding sequence ATGATCATGCACACCCCGTACGCGGGCTCATCGTCCGCCAACCCTGAAGTCGAAAAGTACGATGCCGTTTGCTCACGGCACCGGGGGTTCACGCTGGTGGAGATCATGGCCGCGACAGGCATCATGCTCGCCCTGATCATGCTGGTCATGACGCTCACAGGCCGAGTGCTGAACGCATGGAGCTTTTCTTCGGGCCGTCTTGAGCAGAACTACGAGGCGCGCATCGCCATGAGCTTTTTGGCGGAGGATTTAGAGTCGGCCGTATTCCGCAATAACGGTGATGCCTGGCTGGAGGTGGTGTACTCGAATGTCGGTCAGGCTACGTACACCGCTCAAAATCAGACCGAGTTGTATTTTTTCAGTCAGGTCACGGACCGTCCATCGGACGAGCTGGGAGGTGTCTCTGCGGTTGCCTATCTGACCGAGTTTCAGAATCCCTTTACCGAGGAAGTTTCCACGGACCCGGGCAATCCGCCCCCGCCGGTCTTCGGACTGTACCGCTGTGTGATCGATGCGCCCACGACTTTTAACAATGTCATTGGGACTGTCGGTACCGATCTGGCGAATAACACGTTCGGAACGGGTCTGAACGCCACGGATAGTGAGTACTATCTGAGTGCCAATGTCGTCGATTTTCAGGTCATCTTTTACGCGGTCTTTGATTCTGACCAGACGAATGATGGCGGTGACGTGATTGCCACGGCGGGTGATGTTGTCCCGATCACGACGGACTACTCAATCAATTCCAGCCCCCAGGATTTCTACGTCGCGGACGGACAAATCCATGTCGGAGGTGCGCCTCAAAGCGGACATCTCGTCTACGCTGATGTCAAGCTGACCGTCCTCGGTGCAGAAGGGGGTAAAATCGTGGGGACAGGCTCGACCGATGGGCTTGCCTGGGATGATTTCAAAGATACCTACGGCGAAACCTTTACGCGCCGTATCTACATCATGAGCAAGACGCTCTGA
- a CDS encoding 1,4-dihydroxy-2-naphthoate polyprenyltransferase, producing MKTTNWKVWLLAARPKTLPAAIVPVLLGTAVAVHEGGFHLIPAAICLVFALLIQIGSNYANDYFDFQKGADTDKRVGPVRAVASGLVSPQQMWRATLIVLGLAFVVGLSLVFYGGWWLVAVGVLSVLCALAYTGGPYPLGYNGLADIFVFVFFGLVAVMFTAYVQTGVFTWAGFWAGCGCGLLSMNLLVVNNARDIETDREAGKRTLPVRFGYRYAVIQYCLSALLAFAVPDMLMRLGYGGWVYLTLLLLPVAVILCLRLTRAHRPRDFHLLLMYTGQLLLAYGVLLSLGIVLS from the coding sequence TTGAAAACCACCAACTGGAAAGTCTGGCTTCTGGCCGCGCGTCCCAAGACGCTGCCTGCTGCGATTGTGCCCGTTCTGCTTGGTACAGCAGTGGCCGTACACGAGGGTGGATTCCATTTGATCCCGGCTGCTATTTGCCTGGTTTTCGCGTTGCTGATCCAGATTGGCTCTAACTACGCCAACGACTACTTTGATTTTCAGAAAGGCGCGGATACGGATAAGCGGGTGGGACCGGTCAGGGCTGTAGCCTCCGGGTTGGTCAGCCCGCAGCAGATGTGGCGGGCTACGTTGATCGTTCTGGGGCTCGCCTTCGTCGTCGGCCTGTCGCTTGTCTTTTACGGGGGATGGTGGCTGGTTGCCGTCGGTGTGCTCAGTGTGCTGTGCGCGCTCGCTTATACCGGTGGGCCGTACCCGCTGGGTTATAACGGTCTGGCAGACATCTTTGTCTTCGTTTTCTTCGGCCTGGTGGCGGTTATGTTCACCGCCTATGTGCAGACTGGGGTATTTACATGGGCCGGCTTCTGGGCCGGGTGCGGTTGTGGCTTGCTCTCCATGAACCTGCTGGTCGTCAACAATGCTCGCGATATCGAGACGGACCGTGAAGCCGGGAAGCGTACGCTCCCCGTGCGCTTCGGCTATCGCTATGCGGTGATCCAGTACTGCCTCAGTGCGCTTCTGGCCTTTGCGGTGCCGGACATGCTCATGCGCCTCGGGTACGGCGGCTGGGTTTACCTGACGTTACTTTTGTTGCCAGTGGCAGTGATCCTGTGCCTGCGCCTGACACGTGCCCATCGCCCCCGTGATTTTCATCTGCTCCTCATGTACACGGGGCAGCTTCTGCTCGCCTACGGTGTGCTGCTCTCGCTTGGCATCGTCCTGAGCTGA
- a CDS encoding glucose 1-dehydrogenase, with protein MPDIQSGMKEYYEQNNLPHPHLPACPIDRKLAGQKALVTGANSGIGEAVAIALAKAGADVCINYVTRPEVAQQVADKAAECGSKAIIAQADVSQEDQVQAMFKKAIDAFGTIDIVVPNAGVQIDHPIDEMTVEHWDKLMGINLRGQFLCCREAIKEFKRRGVVPEVSCSAGKIICMSSVHDVIPWAGHVNYASSKGGISMMMKSIAQEVAPFRIRANAICPGAIRTPINHEAWSTREAYDSLMKLVPYKRIGEPEDIGRAAVWLASDESDYVTGTNLYVDGGMTLYPGFETGG; from the coding sequence TTGCCTGATATTCAAAGCGGCATGAAGGAGTACTACGAGCAAAATAACCTCCCCCACCCTCATCTGCCGGCTTGCCCGATCGACCGCAAGCTGGCCGGGCAGAAGGCGCTCGTCACCGGGGCTAACTCCGGAATCGGCGAAGCCGTTGCCATCGCTCTGGCCAAGGCCGGGGCCGACGTATGCATCAACTACGTCACCCGCCCTGAGGTGGCCCAGCAAGTCGCCGACAAGGCTGCCGAGTGCGGCTCCAAGGCCATCATCGCTCAAGCCGACGTCAGCCAGGAAGACCAGGTCCAGGCGATGTTCAAGAAGGCCATCGACGCATTTGGCACCATCGACATTGTCGTCCCCAACGCCGGGGTGCAGATCGACCACCCGATCGACGAAATGACCGTCGAGCACTGGGACAAGCTCATGGGCATCAATTTGCGCGGCCAGTTCCTCTGCTGCCGCGAAGCTATTAAGGAATTTAAGCGCCGCGGTGTCGTGCCGGAGGTTTCCTGCTCGGCCGGTAAGATCATCTGCATGAGCAGCGTGCACGACGTCATCCCGTGGGCCGGACACGTCAACTACGCCTCCTCCAAGGGTGGTATCTCCATGATGATGAAAAGCATCGCCCAGGAGGTCGCCCCCTTCCGCATCCGCGCCAACGCCATTTGCCCCGGCGCCATTCGCACACCGATCAACCACGAGGCGTGGTCCACCCGCGAAGCCTACGACTCCCTCATGAAGCTCGTACCGTACAAGCGTATCGGCGAGCCCGAGGACATCGGCCGCGCCGCCGTCTGGCTGGCCAGCGACGAGAGCGACTACGTCACCGGTACGAATCTCTACGTGGACGGCGGCATGACGCTTTATCCCGGCTTCGAAACCGGCGGTTGA
- a CDS encoding sigma-70 family RNA polymerase sigma factor, which yields MSADNSPSPEPDPSVWVDEYGDALFRFALFRVNNQALAEDLVQDTFLAAMKAKKNFSGRSSVKTWLTGILKNKIIDYYRKKNRTQSMSELAGFFEKEEGELFSEDGAWNLASGNAPGDWTPEAVEKLDRAEFMQHFHACASKLPDKIRQVFIMREIDGTPSPEICEQMDITPQNLWTILHRARMALRKCLEKNFLEGRSPSP from the coding sequence ATGTCTGCGGATAATAGTCCATCCCCCGAGCCCGACCCGAGTGTATGGGTCGATGAATACGGTGATGCCTTGTTTCGCTTCGCGCTGTTTCGGGTGAATAATCAGGCCTTGGCTGAAGATCTGGTGCAGGACACCTTTCTGGCAGCGATGAAGGCCAAGAAAAACTTTTCCGGGCGCTCCTCGGTCAAGACCTGGCTGACCGGCATCCTGAAAAACAAGATCATCGACTACTACCGTAAGAAGAACCGCACCCAGTCGATGAGCGAGCTGGCGGGCTTTTTCGAGAAGGAGGAAGGCGAGCTCTTCAGCGAGGATGGGGCCTGGAATCTCGCCAGCGGGAACGCGCCGGGTGACTGGACACCGGAGGCCGTGGAGAAGCTGGACCGGGCCGAGTTCATGCAGCACTTTCACGCCTGCGCCTCCAAGCTGCCCGACAAGATCCGTCAGGTCTTTATCATGCGCGAGATCGACGGTACGCCCAGCCCCGAGATTTGCGAGCAGATGGACATCACCCCGCAGAATCTGTGGACCATCCTCCACCGTGCCCGCATGGCCCTGCGCAAGTGCCTGGAAAAGAATTTCCTGGAAGGACGCAGTCCTTCACCTTAG